The Polyangium aurulentum genomic interval GCGCAGGACGCGGCGCAGCTCGACGTGAACTACGCCTATCCGCGCTTTCTGCTCTTCGATCACCCGCCGGGCACGGAGCGCAAGGCGGTCTCGTCGCTCGTGCCGCGCATCGACTACCGATCGCACGACTACGTGCGCGAGCCGTCGCCGCGCGACTTCTTCTACGTGCTCAAGCGGCACACCGAGTCGTGAGCTTCTAGCGCTCGCCGAGCCACCGTTCGGCGAGCTGCAAGGTGCGGGCGTTGTCGGGCACGCGCTCGAGGAAGCGGGCGCGGCGCTCGGGGCTCTTGATCTTGGAGGCGCGCCGGAGCAGGTGCTCGCGCGCCGCGCGGAGCGCCTCCCTGGCCCGATCGTCCTCGCCGCTCGCGAGCAGGGCCTCGACCAGCACCAGGCGCACGAGGGGCTCGTCGGAGAGGAGGCCGCCGATCTGATCGAGCAGCTCGACGGCATCGACCGCCGCCGAGAGCGCCTCGCCCACGCGGCCGCACGCGAGCAGCACGCGCCCGAGCGTGGCGAGGTAGGAGCAGCGGCGCGAAGGGGGCGCGTCGACGAGCGCGACGGCCTCGATCGCCGCCACCTCGGCTCCATCGGCGTCGCCCATGCGCACGAGCACGAGCGCGAGGAGCTGGCGCACGTCGTGCGCGCTCACGATGAGGCCCGCCTCCGTGAGCATGGCGAGGATGTCCTCGAGCAGCGCGCGCGCCTCGTCGAGATCGCCGCGCGCCAGGAGCGCCTCCGCGAGGCCGTGCCGCGCGCTCGCCACGAGCATCCGTAGACCGAGCGCCTCCGCCGCGGCGACGAGCTCGCGCAGCTCGGCCTCGGCGCGCTCGTGATCGCCGAGATCGCAGCGGGCCATGGCGGCGTGGATCCGCATCGAGAGGCCGAAGCGCTGTGCGCCCGCCCTGTCGAAGTGCCCCGCCGAAGCGCTGAACGCGTCGAGCGCGCCCTCGAGATCTCCCTCGATGAGCGCGCGCGTCGCAGCGACCGCGCTCCACTCGGCTTGCACGATCGGCTCGGCGAGGACCTCCTCGGGGGCCTCGTCCAGGCGCTCGGCGAGGTGCTCGGCCGCGGCGCGCTGCCCGGAGTGCAGGAGCATGCGCGCGATCCAGCCGAGCGTGGCGACCTTGCGCGCGCCCGCCGTGCCGCCCGCGGGCGGACGATCGAGCATGGTCTCCGCGATGCCGAGGAGCTGCCTGCGCTCACCGCGCGAGCTCTCGGCCCAAGCCGCCGCGCTCGCCGCGCCGAACCAGAGCGGGCTGTCCGGGGGCAACAGAGCCATCGCCTCGCGCGCGCGCCGCGCCGCCTCCGCGAGCTCGCCGCGATAGAAGTGCGCCTCGGCCTGCGCCTGCCGCACCTCGCCGAGCTGGGCCCCCTCCCCGCCACAAGCCTCTGCGCGCTCGCCGCGCTCGAGCGCCGCCTCGAAGTCGTTCGCCTGCAACGCCTGCGCTGCTGCACGCGCGTAGAACACGGCGGCGCGCGCTCCTTCGCGCCCGCGCTCGCAGTGCTCGGCCAGGACCATCGCGTCGCGCTCGCCAGCGCGCTCGAGCCAGCCCGCCGCGAGCCTGTGCCCGAGCGCTCGATCGGACGCGGTGAGCGCCTCGTACGCGACCTCGCGGAGCAGCTCGTGCCGGAAGACCAGCTCCTCTTCGCCGGGAAAGCGGCTCTCGCGGCGCCGCACGAGCAGCTCGCGATGCACGAGCGTCGCCATCCACTGATCGACGTCGATGACCGCGCGCTGTCCGCCGAGCAGCGCGCGCACGCCGCCGCTCCAGAACGCGTCACCGAAGATGCTGGCCGCGCGCAGGAGCCGGCGCGCTTCGGGGGGAAGCGCCTCGAGGCGCGCCTGCGCCATCGCGAGCACCGTGCCGGGCAGCGCCTCGTCGCGGCCCTCGGCCACCGCGCGCAGAAGCTCCTCCAGGTAGAAGGCGTTGCCCGCGGCCTGACCGACGACGCGCGCCACCTGCTCCCCCGACGCCCCCTCGCCCAGCACGATGCGCACGAGCCGCTCGCTCGCGCGGCGCGGCAGCTCGCCCACGCGAACCTCGTGCACGTCGCGATCGGACCACAGACCCGGGAAGCGCTCGTGCACCTCGGGGCGCGCGAGCGCGAGGACGAACAGCGGTCGATCGCGCGAGACGCGCAGCGCCGCGTCGACGAGCCCCACGGAAGGCGCGTCCGCCCAGTGCAGGTCCTCGAGCACGATCACGATCGGGCGCACCGCGCACGCGGCGGAGACGAAGTCCTCGAAGGCGCGGCGGATGCGCTCGCCCATGAGCACCGGATCGCGCCGCGCCTCGCGCAGCGTGTCGCTCGCGTCGTCGGCCCAGGGCGAGCCCACGAGCTCGCCCAGGAGCTCTGCGATCCGCGGCGCCTCCCCGCCGAGCCCGAAGCGCGCCGCAGCCGCGAGGAGCTTGTCCCTGCGCGCCTCGATGGGCTCGTCCTCGCGCAGGCTCGCCGCGCGCCGCAGGATCTCGCCCGCCATGCCGAGCGGCG includes:
- a CDS encoding serine/threonine-protein kinase, encoding MRPGDLIGGRFELVALARQGGMGSVWKARDVASGEPVAIKLLRGASPEDEERFDREARLLAELPHPAIVRFLGHGILASDESDEPYLAMEWLEGEDLGGRLARGPLSVEDTLALGMRAADALAAVHARGIVHRDIKPNNLFLPNGDVAAAKLLDFGIARITGEMRVMTRTGVFIGTPGYVAPEQARGERLIDARVDVFALGCVLFECLAGRPAFAGAHVMAILSKILFEELPPISSICPEVPPALAALVSRMVEKRPEDRPADGAAVARQLGRIAVGEASAPSAPTERAVLGTDDAAYALGAGEQRLVSVILVAAGPSGPMSVRTLVASQPRLSVARLGAAAKPYGAQVEGLHDGSAAIVLAGAGVATDQAAQAARCALAVRAVEPEAPMVLVTGRGVLSGALPVGEAIDRAARLLRAEVQEEAPDARRVVRLDEATAGLLAGRFEIAQDAPSPGLVGEAPAQEGARRLLGKATPCVGREREMATLTALFDECTGEPAARVALVVGPAGIGKSRIRHEVLGGLGKAGETHEAWIAHGDPMRTGAPLGMAGEILRRAASLREDEPIEARRDKLLAAAARFGLGGEAPRIAELLGELVGSPWADDASDTLREARRDPVLMGERIRRAFEDFVSAACAVRPIVIVLEDLHWADAPSVGLVDAALRVSRDRPLFVLALARPEVHERFPGLWSDRDVHEVRVGELPRRASERLVRIVLGEGASGEQVARVVGQAAGNAFYLEELLRAVAEGRDEALPGTVLAMAQARLEALPPEARRLLRAASIFGDAFWSGGVRALLGGQRAVIDVDQWMATLVHRELLVRRRESRFPGEEELVFRHELLREVAYEALTASDRALGHRLAAGWLERAGERDAMVLAEHCERGREGARAAVFYARAAAQALQANDFEAALERGERAEACGGEGAQLGEVRQAQAEAHFYRGELAEAARRAREAMALLPPDSPLWFGAASAAAWAESSRGERRQLLGIAETMLDRPPAGGTAGARKVATLGWIARMLLHSGQRAAAEHLAERLDEAPEEVLAEPIVQAEWSAVAATRALIEGDLEGALDAFSASAGHFDRAGAQRFGLSMRIHAAMARCDLGDHERAEAELRELVAAAEALGLRMLVASARHGLAEALLARGDLDEARALLEDILAMLTEAGLIVSAHDVRQLLALVLVRMGDADGAEVAAIEAVALVDAPPSRRCSYLATLGRVLLACGRVGEALSAAVDAVELLDQIGGLLSDEPLVRLVLVEALLASGEDDRAREALRAAREHLLRRASKIKSPERRARFLERVPDNARTLQLAERWLGER